The Stigmatopora argus isolate UIUO_Sarg chromosome 23, RoL_Sarg_1.0, whole genome shotgun sequence genome contains a region encoding:
- the zmat5 gene encoding zinc finger matrin-type protein 5 isoform X3: MGKRYYCDYCERSFQDNMHNRKKHVYGVQHQRAKKAWFDHFRGYEDILKAEQAKRPCRKFLQRGICDFGTSCRFSHMSEADLFHLQKKVQDEKLRLEGSEDPNAPKPSVDVWLSSREKRRSGHTSKGSIIHPRSAETEREEDCASSDVPPQIFSVPELPPSLVPPPPGGWKVSSNVEWG, encoded by the exons ATGGGTAAACGATACTACTGCGACTACTGCGAACGCTCCTTCCAAGACAACATGCATAACCGAAAAAAACACGTTTACGGTGTCCAGCATCAGCGAGCCAAAAAAGCCTGGTTTGATCATTTCAGAG GCTATGAAGATATTTTAAAGGCCGAGCAAGCAAAAAGACCCTGCCGAAAATTCCTTCAAAGAG GAATTTGTGATTTCGGCACCAGCTGTAGGTTTTCTCATATGTCAGAGGCGGATTTATtccatttacagaaaaaagtgcaAG ATGAAAAACTACGCCTGGAGGGTTCCGAGGACCCGAACGCGCCGAAGCCCAGCGTGGACGTCTGGCTGTCCTCCCGGGAAAAGCGAAGAAGTGGCCATACCAGCAAAGG ctcaattatTCATCCACGTAGCGCGGAAACCGAACGGGAGGAGGACTGCGCGTCGAGTGACGTCCCGCCGCAGATCTTTTCCGTCCCTGAACTGCCGCCATCGCTGGTGCCGCCTCCTCCAGGCGGCTGGAAAGTCAGTAGCAACGTAGAATGGGGATGA
- the LOC144068714 gene encoding CUGBP Elav-like family member 2 isoform X2, with the protein MTSAYSLDLMVESRLLMPPDRINGTAGKMNGALEHSDQPDPDAIKMFVGQIPRSWSEKELKELFKPYGAVYQINILRDRSQNPPQSKGCCFVTFYTRKAALEAQNALHNIKTLTGMHHPIQMKPADSEKSNAVEDRKLFIGMVSKKCNENDIRVMFSAFGQIEECRILRGPDGLSRGCAFVTFSTRAMAQNAIKAMHQSQTMEGCSSPIVVKFADTQKDKEQRRLQQQLAQQMQQLNSATTWGGLTGLGGLTPQYLALLQQATSSSNLGAFSGIQQMAGMSALQLQNLATLAAAAAAAQNSASPSTALSSGAASLGALASPAAGAPMGSNAGAMGSLTSLGTLQGLAGATVGLNNINALAGMAALNGGLANGAAAAAAAAGTVDALTQAYSGIQQYAAAALPTLYGQSLLQQQGAAGSQKEGPEGANLFIYHLPQEFGDQDILQMFMPFGNVVSAKVFIDKQTNLSKCFGFVSYDNPVSAQAAIQAMNGFQIGMKRLKVQLKRSKNDSKPY; encoded by the exons CAACGGCACGGCCGGAAAGATGAACGGCGCCTTGGAGCATTCGGACCAGCCCGACCCGGACGCCATCAAGATGTTCGTGGGCCAGATCCCGCGCTCCTGGTCGGAGAAGGAGCTCAAAGAGCTCTTCAAACCCTACGGCGCCGTCTACCAGATCAATATCCTGCGGGACCGCAGCCAGAACCCGCCACAGAGCAAAG GCTGCTGTTTTGTGACATTTTACACGCGAAAAGCTGCCCTGGAAGCCCAGAATGCACTGCACAATATCAAGACCTTAACAGGG atgCACCACCCCATCCAGATGAAGCCCGCCGACAGCGAGAAGTCCAACG CGGTGGAAGACAGGAAGTTGTTCATCGGCATGGTGTCCAAGAAGTGCAACGAGAACGACATCCGGGTCATGTTCTCCGCCTTCGGCCAGATCGAGGAGTGCCGGATCCTGCGGGGCCCCGACGGCCTGAGCAGAG GATGTGCCTTTGTCACGTTTTCCACCCGAGCTATGGCACAGAATGCTATCAAAGCCATGCACCAGTCTCAGACTATGGAG GGTTGCTCGTCCCCCATCGTGGTGAAGTTTGCCGACACGCAGAAGGACAAAGAGCAGCGGCGTCTGCAGCAGCAGCTGGCCCAGCAAATGCAGCAGCTCAACAGCGCCACCACCTGGGGGGGCTTGACGGGACTGGGCGGCCTCACCCCGCAGTATTTGGCg CTGCTCCAACAGGCGACGTCCTCCAGTAACCTGGGCGCCTTCAGCGGGATCCAGCAGATGGCGG GTATGAGCGCGCTACAGTTGCAGAACTTGGCTACTttggcggcagcggcggcggcggcccaaAACTCCGCCAGCCCGTCCACCGCCCTGTCGTCCGGCGCCGCCTCCCTGGGAGCGTTGGCCAGCCCAG CGGCGGGGGCCCCCATGGGTTCCAACGCGGGCGCCATGGGCTCGCTGACGTCGCTGGGAACCCTGCAGGGCCTGGCCGGCGCCACCGTGGGACTCAACAACATTAACGCGCTAGCAG GTATGGCGGCCCTCAACGGCGGGCTGGCCAAcggcgcggcggcggcagcggcggcggccggCACGGTGGACGCGCTGACGCAGGCCTACTCAGGGATCCAGCagtacgccgccgccgccctgcCCACGCTCTACGGCCAGTCGCTGCTCCAGCAACAGGGCGCCGCCGGGAGCCAGAAGGAAG GTCCCGAGGGCGCCAACCTCTTCATCTACCACCTGCCGCAGGAGTTCGGGGACCAGGACATCCTGCAGATGTTCATGCCTTTCGGGAACGTCGTCTCGGCCAAAGTCTTCATCGACAAACAGACCAACCTCAGCAAGTGCTTTG GCTTCGTGAGCTACGACAATCCGGTATCGGCGCAGGCGGCCATCCAGGCCATGAACGGCTTCCAGATCGGCATGAAGCGTCTCAAAGTGCAACTCAAGCGCTCCAAGAATGACAGCAAACCGTACTGA
- the LOC144068714 gene encoding CUGBP Elav-like family member 2 isoform X5, producing the protein MTSAYSLDLMVESRLLMPPDRINGTAGKMNGALEHSDQPDPDAIKMFVGQIPRSWSEKELKELFKPYGAVYQINILRDRSQNPPQSKGCCFVTFYTRKAALEAQNALHNIKTLTGMHHPIQMKPADSEKSNAVEDRKLFIGMVSKKCNENDIRVMFSAFGQIEECRILRGPDGLSRGCAFVTFSTRAMAQNAIKAMHQSQTMEGCSSPIVVKFADTQKDKEQRRLQQQLAQQMQQLNSATTWGGLTGLGGLTPQYLALLQQATSSSNLGAFSGIQQMAAAGAPMGSNAGAMGSLTSLGTLQGLAGATVGLNNINALAGMAALNGGLANGAAAAAAAAGTVDALTQAYSGIQQYAAAALPTLYGQSLLQQQGAAGSQKEGPEGANLFIYHLPQEFGDQDILQMFMPFGNVVSAKVFIDKQTNLSKCFGFVSYDNPVSAQAAIQAMNGFQIGMKRLKVQLKRSKNDSKPY; encoded by the exons CAACGGCACGGCCGGAAAGATGAACGGCGCCTTGGAGCATTCGGACCAGCCCGACCCGGACGCCATCAAGATGTTCGTGGGCCAGATCCCGCGCTCCTGGTCGGAGAAGGAGCTCAAAGAGCTCTTCAAACCCTACGGCGCCGTCTACCAGATCAATATCCTGCGGGACCGCAGCCAGAACCCGCCACAGAGCAAAG GCTGCTGTTTTGTGACATTTTACACGCGAAAAGCTGCCCTGGAAGCCCAGAATGCACTGCACAATATCAAGACCTTAACAGGG atgCACCACCCCATCCAGATGAAGCCCGCCGACAGCGAGAAGTCCAACG CGGTGGAAGACAGGAAGTTGTTCATCGGCATGGTGTCCAAGAAGTGCAACGAGAACGACATCCGGGTCATGTTCTCCGCCTTCGGCCAGATCGAGGAGTGCCGGATCCTGCGGGGCCCCGACGGCCTGAGCAGAG GATGTGCCTTTGTCACGTTTTCCACCCGAGCTATGGCACAGAATGCTATCAAAGCCATGCACCAGTCTCAGACTATGGAG GGTTGCTCGTCCCCCATCGTGGTGAAGTTTGCCGACACGCAGAAGGACAAAGAGCAGCGGCGTCTGCAGCAGCAGCTGGCCCAGCAAATGCAGCAGCTCAACAGCGCCACCACCTGGGGGGGCTTGACGGGACTGGGCGGCCTCACCCCGCAGTATTTGGCg CTGCTCCAACAGGCGACGTCCTCCAGTAACCTGGGCGCCTTCAGCGGGATCCAGCAGATGGCGG CGGCGGGGGCCCCCATGGGTTCCAACGCGGGCGCCATGGGCTCGCTGACGTCGCTGGGAACCCTGCAGGGCCTGGCCGGCGCCACCGTGGGACTCAACAACATTAACGCGCTAGCAG GTATGGCGGCCCTCAACGGCGGGCTGGCCAAcggcgcggcggcggcagcggcggcggccggCACGGTGGACGCGCTGACGCAGGCCTACTCAGGGATCCAGCagtacgccgccgccgccctgcCCACGCTCTACGGCCAGTCGCTGCTCCAGCAACAGGGCGCCGCCGGGAGCCAGAAGGAAG GTCCCGAGGGCGCCAACCTCTTCATCTACCACCTGCCGCAGGAGTTCGGGGACCAGGACATCCTGCAGATGTTCATGCCTTTCGGGAACGTCGTCTCGGCCAAAGTCTTCATCGACAAACAGACCAACCTCAGCAAGTGCTTTG GCTTCGTGAGCTACGACAATCCGGTATCGGCGCAGGCGGCCATCCAGGCCATGAACGGCTTCCAGATCGGCATGAAGCGTCTCAAAGTGCAACTCAAGCGCTCCAAGAATGACAGCAAACCGTACTGA
- the LOC144068714 gene encoding CUGBP Elav-like family member 2 isoform X1 codes for MVSIISDLDPLKSWSVLRQDAGDLGGAIQSNGTAGKMNGALEHSDQPDPDAIKMFVGQIPRSWSEKELKELFKPYGAVYQINILRDRSQNPPQSKGCCFVTFYTRKAALEAQNALHNIKTLTGMHHPIQMKPADSEKSNAVEDRKLFIGMVSKKCNENDIRVMFSAFGQIEECRILRGPDGLSRGCAFVTFSTRAMAQNAIKAMHQSQTMEGCSSPIVVKFADTQKDKEQRRLQQQLAQQMQQLNSATTWGGLTGLGGLTPQYLALLQQATSSSNLGAFSGIQQMAGMSALQLQNLATLAAAAAAAQNSASPSTALSSGAASLGALASPAAGAPMGSNAGAMGSLTSLGTLQGLAGATVGLNNINALAGMAALNGGLANGAAAAAAAAGTVDALTQAYSGIQQYAAAALPTLYGQSLLQQQGAAGSQKEGPEGANLFIYHLPQEFGDQDILQMFMPFGNVVSAKVFIDKQTNLSKCFGFVSYDNPVSAQAAIQAMNGFQIGMKRLKVQLKRSKNDSKPY; via the exons CAACGGCACGGCCGGAAAGATGAACGGCGCCTTGGAGCATTCGGACCAGCCCGACCCGGACGCCATCAAGATGTTCGTGGGCCAGATCCCGCGCTCCTGGTCGGAGAAGGAGCTCAAAGAGCTCTTCAAACCCTACGGCGCCGTCTACCAGATCAATATCCTGCGGGACCGCAGCCAGAACCCGCCACAGAGCAAAG GCTGCTGTTTTGTGACATTTTACACGCGAAAAGCTGCCCTGGAAGCCCAGAATGCACTGCACAATATCAAGACCTTAACAGGG atgCACCACCCCATCCAGATGAAGCCCGCCGACAGCGAGAAGTCCAACG CGGTGGAAGACAGGAAGTTGTTCATCGGCATGGTGTCCAAGAAGTGCAACGAGAACGACATCCGGGTCATGTTCTCCGCCTTCGGCCAGATCGAGGAGTGCCGGATCCTGCGGGGCCCCGACGGCCTGAGCAGAG GATGTGCCTTTGTCACGTTTTCCACCCGAGCTATGGCACAGAATGCTATCAAAGCCATGCACCAGTCTCAGACTATGGAG GGTTGCTCGTCCCCCATCGTGGTGAAGTTTGCCGACACGCAGAAGGACAAAGAGCAGCGGCGTCTGCAGCAGCAGCTGGCCCAGCAAATGCAGCAGCTCAACAGCGCCACCACCTGGGGGGGCTTGACGGGACTGGGCGGCCTCACCCCGCAGTATTTGGCg CTGCTCCAACAGGCGACGTCCTCCAGTAACCTGGGCGCCTTCAGCGGGATCCAGCAGATGGCGG GTATGAGCGCGCTACAGTTGCAGAACTTGGCTACTttggcggcagcggcggcggcggcccaaAACTCCGCCAGCCCGTCCACCGCCCTGTCGTCCGGCGCCGCCTCCCTGGGAGCGTTGGCCAGCCCAG CGGCGGGGGCCCCCATGGGTTCCAACGCGGGCGCCATGGGCTCGCTGACGTCGCTGGGAACCCTGCAGGGCCTGGCCGGCGCCACCGTGGGACTCAACAACATTAACGCGCTAGCAG GTATGGCGGCCCTCAACGGCGGGCTGGCCAAcggcgcggcggcggcagcggcggcggccggCACGGTGGACGCGCTGACGCAGGCCTACTCAGGGATCCAGCagtacgccgccgccgccctgcCCACGCTCTACGGCCAGTCGCTGCTCCAGCAACAGGGCGCCGCCGGGAGCCAGAAGGAAG GTCCCGAGGGCGCCAACCTCTTCATCTACCACCTGCCGCAGGAGTTCGGGGACCAGGACATCCTGCAGATGTTCATGCCTTTCGGGAACGTCGTCTCGGCCAAAGTCTTCATCGACAAACAGACCAACCTCAGCAAGTGCTTTG GCTTCGTGAGCTACGACAATCCGGTATCGGCGCAGGCGGCCATCCAGGCCATGAACGGCTTCCAGATCGGCATGAAGCGTCTCAAAGTGCAACTCAAGCGCTCCAAGAATGACAGCAAACCGTACTGA
- the LOC144068714 gene encoding CUGBP Elav-like family member 2 isoform X3: MNGALEHSDQPDPDAIKMFVGQIPRSWSEKELKELFKPYGAVYQINILRDRSQNPPQSKGCCFVTFYTRKAALEAQNALHNIKTLTGMHHPIQMKPADSEKSNAVEDRKLFIGMVSKKCNENDIRVMFSAFGQIEECRILRGPDGLSRGCAFVTFSTRAMAQNAIKAMHQSQTMEGCSSPIVVKFADTQKDKEQRRLQQQLAQQMQQLNSATTWGGLTGLGGLTPQYLALLQQATSSSNLGAFSGIQQMAGMSALQLQNLATLAAAAAAAQNSASPSTALSSGAASLGALASPAAGAPMGSNAGAMGSLTSLGTLQGLAGATVGLNNINALAGMAALNGGLANGAAAAAAAAGTVDALTQAYSGIQQYAAAALPTLYGQSLLQQQGAAGSQKEGPEGANLFIYHLPQEFGDQDILQMFMPFGNVVSAKVFIDKQTNLSKCFGFVSYDNPVSAQAAIQAMNGFQIGMKRLKVQLKRSKNDSKPY, encoded by the exons ATGAACGGCGCCTTGGAGCATTCGGACCAGCCCGACCCGGACGCCATCAAGATGTTCGTGGGCCAGATCCCGCGCTCCTGGTCGGAGAAGGAGCTCAAAGAGCTCTTCAAACCCTACGGCGCCGTCTACCAGATCAATATCCTGCGGGACCGCAGCCAGAACCCGCCACAGAGCAAAG GCTGCTGTTTTGTGACATTTTACACGCGAAAAGCTGCCCTGGAAGCCCAGAATGCACTGCACAATATCAAGACCTTAACAGGG atgCACCACCCCATCCAGATGAAGCCCGCCGACAGCGAGAAGTCCAACG CGGTGGAAGACAGGAAGTTGTTCATCGGCATGGTGTCCAAGAAGTGCAACGAGAACGACATCCGGGTCATGTTCTCCGCCTTCGGCCAGATCGAGGAGTGCCGGATCCTGCGGGGCCCCGACGGCCTGAGCAGAG GATGTGCCTTTGTCACGTTTTCCACCCGAGCTATGGCACAGAATGCTATCAAAGCCATGCACCAGTCTCAGACTATGGAG GGTTGCTCGTCCCCCATCGTGGTGAAGTTTGCCGACACGCAGAAGGACAAAGAGCAGCGGCGTCTGCAGCAGCAGCTGGCCCAGCAAATGCAGCAGCTCAACAGCGCCACCACCTGGGGGGGCTTGACGGGACTGGGCGGCCTCACCCCGCAGTATTTGGCg CTGCTCCAACAGGCGACGTCCTCCAGTAACCTGGGCGCCTTCAGCGGGATCCAGCAGATGGCGG GTATGAGCGCGCTACAGTTGCAGAACTTGGCTACTttggcggcagcggcggcggcggcccaaAACTCCGCCAGCCCGTCCACCGCCCTGTCGTCCGGCGCCGCCTCCCTGGGAGCGTTGGCCAGCCCAG CGGCGGGGGCCCCCATGGGTTCCAACGCGGGCGCCATGGGCTCGCTGACGTCGCTGGGAACCCTGCAGGGCCTGGCCGGCGCCACCGTGGGACTCAACAACATTAACGCGCTAGCAG GTATGGCGGCCCTCAACGGCGGGCTGGCCAAcggcgcggcggcggcagcggcggcggccggCACGGTGGACGCGCTGACGCAGGCCTACTCAGGGATCCAGCagtacgccgccgccgccctgcCCACGCTCTACGGCCAGTCGCTGCTCCAGCAACAGGGCGCCGCCGGGAGCCAGAAGGAAG GTCCCGAGGGCGCCAACCTCTTCATCTACCACCTGCCGCAGGAGTTCGGGGACCAGGACATCCTGCAGATGTTCATGCCTTTCGGGAACGTCGTCTCGGCCAAAGTCTTCATCGACAAACAGACCAACCTCAGCAAGTGCTTTG GCTTCGTGAGCTACGACAATCCGGTATCGGCGCAGGCGGCCATCCAGGCCATGAACGGCTTCCAGATCGGCATGAAGCGTCTCAAAGTGCAACTCAAGCGCTCCAAGAATGACAGCAAACCGTACTGA
- the zmat5 gene encoding zinc finger matrin-type protein 5 isoform X2 yields MCFSSDIMGKRYYCDYCERSFQDNMHNRKKHVYGVQHQRAKKAWFDHFRGYEDILKAEQAKRPCRKFLQRGICDFGTSCRFSHMSEADLFHLQKKVQDEKLRLEGSEDPNAPKPSVDVWLSSREKRRSGHTSKGAETEREEDCASSDVPPQIFSVPELPPSLVPPPPGGWKVSSNVEWG; encoded by the exons ATGTGTTTTTCTTCAGACATTATGGGTAAACGATACTACTGCGACTACTGCGAACGCTCCTTCCAAGACAACATGCATAACCGAAAAAAACACGTTTACGGTGTCCAGCATCAGCGAGCCAAAAAAGCCTGGTTTGATCATTTCAGAG GCTATGAAGATATTTTAAAGGCCGAGCAAGCAAAAAGACCCTGCCGAAAATTCCTTCAAAGAG GAATTTGTGATTTCGGCACCAGCTGTAGGTTTTCTCATATGTCAGAGGCGGATTTATtccatttacagaaaaaagtgcaAG ATGAAAAACTACGCCTGGAGGGTTCCGAGGACCCGAACGCGCCGAAGCCCAGCGTGGACGTCTGGCTGTCCTCCCGGGAAAAGCGAAGAAGTGGCCATACCAGCAAAGG CGCGGAAACCGAACGGGAGGAGGACTGCGCGTCGAGTGACGTCCCGCCGCAGATCTTTTCCGTCCCTGAACTGCCGCCATCGCTGGTGCCGCCTCCTCCAGGCGGCTGGAAAGTCAGTAGCAACGTAGAATGGGGATGA
- the zmat5 gene encoding zinc finger matrin-type protein 5 isoform X1 has translation MCFSSDIMGKRYYCDYCERSFQDNMHNRKKHVYGVQHQRAKKAWFDHFRGYEDILKAEQAKRPCRKFLQRGICDFGTSCRFSHMSEADLFHLQKKVQDEKLRLEGSEDPNAPKPSVDVWLSSREKRRSGHTSKGSIIHPRSAETEREEDCASSDVPPQIFSVPELPPSLVPPPPGGWKVSSNVEWG, from the exons ATGTGTTTTTCTTCAGACATTATGGGTAAACGATACTACTGCGACTACTGCGAACGCTCCTTCCAAGACAACATGCATAACCGAAAAAAACACGTTTACGGTGTCCAGCATCAGCGAGCCAAAAAAGCCTGGTTTGATCATTTCAGAG GCTATGAAGATATTTTAAAGGCCGAGCAAGCAAAAAGACCCTGCCGAAAATTCCTTCAAAGAG GAATTTGTGATTTCGGCACCAGCTGTAGGTTTTCTCATATGTCAGAGGCGGATTTATtccatttacagaaaaaagtgcaAG ATGAAAAACTACGCCTGGAGGGTTCCGAGGACCCGAACGCGCCGAAGCCCAGCGTGGACGTCTGGCTGTCCTCCCGGGAAAAGCGAAGAAGTGGCCATACCAGCAAAGG ctcaattatTCATCCACGTAGCGCGGAAACCGAACGGGAGGAGGACTGCGCGTCGAGTGACGTCCCGCCGCAGATCTTTTCCGTCCCTGAACTGCCGCCATCGCTGGTGCCGCCTCCTCCAGGCGGCTGGAAAGTCAGTAGCAACGTAGAATGGGGATGA
- the LOC144068714 gene encoding CUGBP Elav-like family member 2 isoform X6, translating into MAQNAIKAMHQSQTMEGCSSPIVVKFADTQKDKEQRRLQQQLAQQMQQLNSATTWGGLTGLGGLTPQYLALLQQATSSSNLGAFSGIQQMAGMSALQLQNLATLAAAAAAAQNSASPSTALSSGAASLGALASPAAGAPMGSNAGAMGSLTSLGTLQGLAGATVGLNNINALAGMAALNGGLANGAAAAAAAAGTVDALTQAYSGIQQYAAAALPTLYGQSLLQQQGAAGSQKEGPEGANLFIYHLPQEFGDQDILQMFMPFGNVVSAKVFIDKQTNLSKCFGFVSYDNPVSAQAAIQAMNGFQIGMKRLKVQLKRSKNDSKPY; encoded by the exons ATGGCACAGAATGCTATCAAAGCCATGCACCAGTCTCAGACTATGGAG GGTTGCTCGTCCCCCATCGTGGTGAAGTTTGCCGACACGCAGAAGGACAAAGAGCAGCGGCGTCTGCAGCAGCAGCTGGCCCAGCAAATGCAGCAGCTCAACAGCGCCACCACCTGGGGGGGCTTGACGGGACTGGGCGGCCTCACCCCGCAGTATTTGGCg CTGCTCCAACAGGCGACGTCCTCCAGTAACCTGGGCGCCTTCAGCGGGATCCAGCAGATGGCGG GTATGAGCGCGCTACAGTTGCAGAACTTGGCTACTttggcggcagcggcggcggcggcccaaAACTCCGCCAGCCCGTCCACCGCCCTGTCGTCCGGCGCCGCCTCCCTGGGAGCGTTGGCCAGCCCAG CGGCGGGGGCCCCCATGGGTTCCAACGCGGGCGCCATGGGCTCGCTGACGTCGCTGGGAACCCTGCAGGGCCTGGCCGGCGCCACCGTGGGACTCAACAACATTAACGCGCTAGCAG GTATGGCGGCCCTCAACGGCGGGCTGGCCAAcggcgcggcggcggcagcggcggcggccggCACGGTGGACGCGCTGACGCAGGCCTACTCAGGGATCCAGCagtacgccgccgccgccctgcCCACGCTCTACGGCCAGTCGCTGCTCCAGCAACAGGGCGCCGCCGGGAGCCAGAAGGAAG GTCCCGAGGGCGCCAACCTCTTCATCTACCACCTGCCGCAGGAGTTCGGGGACCAGGACATCCTGCAGATGTTCATGCCTTTCGGGAACGTCGTCTCGGCCAAAGTCTTCATCGACAAACAGACCAACCTCAGCAAGTGCTTTG GCTTCGTGAGCTACGACAATCCGGTATCGGCGCAGGCGGCCATCCAGGCCATGAACGGCTTCCAGATCGGCATGAAGCGTCTCAAAGTGCAACTCAAGCGCTCCAAGAATGACAGCAAACCGTACTGA
- the LOC144068714 gene encoding CUGBP Elav-like family member 2 isoform X4 codes for MVSIISDLDPLKSWSVLRQDAGDLGGAIQSNGTAGKMNGALEHSDQPDPDAIKMFVGQIPRSWSEKELKELFKPYGAVYQINILRDRSQNPPQSKGCCFVTFYTRKAALEAQNALHNIKTLTGMHHPIQMKPADSEKSNAVEDRKLFIGMVSKKCNENDIRVMFSAFGQIEECRILRGPDGLSRGCAFVTFSTRAMAQNAIKAMHQSQTMEGCSSPIVVKFADTQKDKEQRRLQQQLAQQMQQLNSATTWGGLTGLGGLTPQYLALLQQATSSSNLGAFSGIQQMAAAGAPMGSNAGAMGSLTSLGTLQGLAGATVGLNNINALAGMAALNGGLANGAAAAAAAAGTVDALTQAYSGIQQYAAAALPTLYGQSLLQQQGAAGSQKEGPEGANLFIYHLPQEFGDQDILQMFMPFGNVVSAKVFIDKQTNLSKCFGFVSYDNPVSAQAAIQAMNGFQIGMKRLKVQLKRSKNDSKPY; via the exons CAACGGCACGGCCGGAAAGATGAACGGCGCCTTGGAGCATTCGGACCAGCCCGACCCGGACGCCATCAAGATGTTCGTGGGCCAGATCCCGCGCTCCTGGTCGGAGAAGGAGCTCAAAGAGCTCTTCAAACCCTACGGCGCCGTCTACCAGATCAATATCCTGCGGGACCGCAGCCAGAACCCGCCACAGAGCAAAG GCTGCTGTTTTGTGACATTTTACACGCGAAAAGCTGCCCTGGAAGCCCAGAATGCACTGCACAATATCAAGACCTTAACAGGG atgCACCACCCCATCCAGATGAAGCCCGCCGACAGCGAGAAGTCCAACG CGGTGGAAGACAGGAAGTTGTTCATCGGCATGGTGTCCAAGAAGTGCAACGAGAACGACATCCGGGTCATGTTCTCCGCCTTCGGCCAGATCGAGGAGTGCCGGATCCTGCGGGGCCCCGACGGCCTGAGCAGAG GATGTGCCTTTGTCACGTTTTCCACCCGAGCTATGGCACAGAATGCTATCAAAGCCATGCACCAGTCTCAGACTATGGAG GGTTGCTCGTCCCCCATCGTGGTGAAGTTTGCCGACACGCAGAAGGACAAAGAGCAGCGGCGTCTGCAGCAGCAGCTGGCCCAGCAAATGCAGCAGCTCAACAGCGCCACCACCTGGGGGGGCTTGACGGGACTGGGCGGCCTCACCCCGCAGTATTTGGCg CTGCTCCAACAGGCGACGTCCTCCAGTAACCTGGGCGCCTTCAGCGGGATCCAGCAGATGGCGG CGGCGGGGGCCCCCATGGGTTCCAACGCGGGCGCCATGGGCTCGCTGACGTCGCTGGGAACCCTGCAGGGCCTGGCCGGCGCCACCGTGGGACTCAACAACATTAACGCGCTAGCAG GTATGGCGGCCCTCAACGGCGGGCTGGCCAAcggcgcggcggcggcagcggcggcggccggCACGGTGGACGCGCTGACGCAGGCCTACTCAGGGATCCAGCagtacgccgccgccgccctgcCCACGCTCTACGGCCAGTCGCTGCTCCAGCAACAGGGCGCCGCCGGGAGCCAGAAGGAAG GTCCCGAGGGCGCCAACCTCTTCATCTACCACCTGCCGCAGGAGTTCGGGGACCAGGACATCCTGCAGATGTTCATGCCTTTCGGGAACGTCGTCTCGGCCAAAGTCTTCATCGACAAACAGACCAACCTCAGCAAGTGCTTTG GCTTCGTGAGCTACGACAATCCGGTATCGGCGCAGGCGGCCATCCAGGCCATGAACGGCTTCCAGATCGGCATGAAGCGTCTCAAAGTGCAACTCAAGCGCTCCAAGAATGACAGCAAACCGTACTGA